From one Bacteroides fragilis NCTC 9343 genomic stretch:
- the hisIE gene encoding bifunctional phosphoribosyl-AMP cyclohydrolase/phosphoribosyl-ATP diphosphatase HisIE, whose translation MDLDFDKMNGLVPAIIQDNDTRKVLMLGFMNKEAYEKTVETGKVTFFSRTKNRLWTKGEESGNFLNVVSIKEDCDKDTLLIQVNPVGPVCHTGTDTCWGEKNEEPVMFLKLLQDFIDRRHEEMPEKSYTTSLFQSGINKIAQKVGEEAVETVIEATNGTDDRLIYEGSDLIYHLIVLLTSKGYRIEDLARELQIRHSDSWTKH comes from the coding sequence ATGGATTTAGATTTTGATAAAATGAACGGACTTGTTCCGGCCATCATACAAGACAACGACACCCGCAAGGTGCTGATGCTTGGCTTCATGAATAAAGAGGCTTACGAGAAGACTGTTGAAACCGGGAAAGTAACCTTTTTCAGCCGTACCAAGAACCGTTTGTGGACCAAAGGCGAAGAGAGTGGTAATTTCCTGAATGTCGTTTCTATTAAAGAAGATTGCGACAAAGACACGTTGTTGATTCAGGTAAATCCTGTCGGCCCGGTATGCCATACCGGCACCGATACTTGCTGGGGCGAGAAGAACGAAGAGCCGGTCATGTTCCTCAAACTGTTGCAGGACTTCATCGACAGACGTCACGAAGAGATGCCCGAGAAGTCGTATACCACCAGCTTGTTTCAGTCCGGCATCAACAAGATAGCGCAGAAAGTAGGCGAAGAGGCGGTGGAAACAGTGATCGAGGCTACCAACGGTACAGATGACCGTTTGATATACGAAGGTTCCGACCTGATTTACCACCTGATTGTATTGCTGACCTCTAAAGGATACCGCATCGAAGATCTGGCACGCGAATTGCAGATAAGACATAGCGACTCATGGACGAAACACTGA
- the hisF gene encoding imidazole glycerol phosphate synthase subunit HisF, with amino-acid sequence MLAKRIIPCLDIKDGQTVKGTNFVNLRQAGDPVELGRAYSEQGADELVFLDITASHEGRKTFAELVRRIAANISIPFTVGGGINELSDVDRLLNAGADKISINSSAIRNPQLIDDIAKHFGSQVCVLAVDARQTGNGWKCYLNGGRIETDKELRTWTKEAQERGAGEVLFTSMNHDGVKTGYANEALAELASQLSIPVIASGGAGRMEHFRDAFTLGKADAALAASVFHFGEIKIPELKSYLCGQGITVR; translated from the coding sequence GTGTTAGCAAAAAGAATCATACCTTGTCTTGATATCAAAGACGGTCAGACCGTAAAGGGGACGAATTTCGTAAACTTGCGCCAAGCCGGTGATCCGGTGGAGTTGGGACGTGCTTATAGCGAGCAGGGGGCAGATGAGTTGGTTTTTCTCGACATTACGGCCAGCCACGAAGGTCGCAAAACTTTTGCCGAGCTTGTTCGGCGAATAGCTGCCAATATCAGTATTCCGTTTACTGTCGGGGGAGGGATCAACGAACTGAGTGACGTAGACCGCCTGCTCAATGCCGGTGCCGACAAGATTTCCATTAACTCTTCCGCCATTCGCAACCCGCAGCTGATAGACGATATTGCCAAGCATTTCGGGTCGCAGGTATGTGTGCTCGCGGTAGATGCCAGACAGACCGGAAACGGATGGAAATGTTATCTCAACGGTGGGCGTATCGAGACTGACAAAGAACTGAGGACGTGGACCAAAGAAGCTCAGGAGCGCGGAGCCGGTGAAGTGCTGTTTACCAGTATGAACCACGATGGAGTGAAGACCGGATACGCCAATGAAGCCCTGGCGGAGCTGGCTTCCCAACTCTCCATACCCGTTATCGCATCGGGCGGAGCAGGCCGGATGGAGCACTTCCGCGATGCTTTTACACTTGGTAAAGCAGATGCCGCACTGGCAGCCAGTGTTTTTCACTTCGGAGAAATTAAAATTCCCGAATTAAAATCGTATCTTTGCGGCCAGGGAATTACCGTCAGGTAG
- the hisA gene encoding 1-(5-phosphoribosyl)-5-[(5-phosphoribosylamino)methylideneamino]imidazole-4-carboxamide isomerase, producing the protein MIELIPAIDIIDGKCVRLSQGDYGSKKVYNENPVEVAKEFEANGIRRLHVVDLDGAASHHVVNYRTLDLISSRTSLIIDFGGGLKSDEDLIIAFENGAQMVTGGSIAVRNPDLFCRWIDRYGSGKIILGADVKDRRIAVNGWKDESTCELFPFLKDYTQKGIEKVICTDISCDGMLAGPSLDLYKEILAEHPTLYLIASGGVSSIADIEALHEAGVPAVIFGKALYEGRITLKELQAFL; encoded by the coding sequence ATGATAGAATTGATTCCGGCCATTGATATTATCGATGGGAAGTGCGTACGCCTCTCCCAGGGAGATTATGGCAGTAAAAAGGTATATAATGAAAATCCGGTAGAAGTTGCCAAAGAGTTTGAGGCCAACGGTATCCGGCGTTTGCACGTGGTGGATCTGGATGGAGCCGCTTCGCATCATGTGGTCAACTACCGGACACTCGACTTGATATCCAGTCGCACATCGTTGATTATCGATTTCGGCGGTGGGTTGAAGAGTGATGAAGATCTGATAATTGCTTTTGAGAATGGTGCGCAGATGGTGACCGGCGGTAGTATTGCCGTCAGGAACCCTGACCTGTTTTGCCGTTGGATCGACCGTTATGGCAGTGGGAAAATCATTTTGGGAGCCGATGTTAAAGATCGTAGAATAGCTGTCAACGGATGGAAAGACGAAAGTACTTGTGAACTTTTCCCTTTCTTGAAGGATTATACCCAGAAAGGAATTGAGAAAGTGATCTGTACCGACATCAGTTGTGACGGCATGCTGGCGGGGCCATCTTTGGATTTATACAAAGAGATTCTGGCAGAGCATCCCACTCTTTATCTGATAGCCAGTGGCGGTGTGAGCAGTATAGCCGATATTGAAGCGTTGCACGAAGCCGGGGTACCTGCCGTTATTTTCGGTAAAGCCCTTTATGAAGGACGTATTACTTTGAAAGAGCTTCAGGCATTTCTTTAA
- the hisH gene encoding imidazole glycerol phosphate synthase subunit HisH, protein MKVAVIKYNAGNIRSVDYALKRLGVEAVVTSDKEVLKAADKVIFPGVGEAETTMLHLKESGMDHFIKELRQPVLGICLGMQLMCRFSEEGNVDCLGIFDTDVKRFAPRKHEEKVPHMGWNTISCLKSDLFKGFTRDEFVYFVHSYYVPVSEFTAAETDYIRPFSAALHKDNFYATQFHPEKSGEAGERIIKNFLEL, encoded by the coding sequence ATGAAAGTAGCAGTTATCAAATATAATGCAGGCAACATCCGTTCTGTGGACTATGCCTTGAAGCGCTTAGGGGTGGAAGCAGTGGTTACATCTGATAAAGAGGTGCTGAAAGCTGCCGATAAAGTGATCTTTCCCGGGGTGGGAGAGGCCGAGACTACCATGCTTCATCTCAAGGAGAGTGGCATGGATCATTTCATTAAAGAACTCCGTCAGCCGGTGCTGGGCATTTGCCTGGGCATGCAACTGATGTGCCGCTTCTCCGAAGAGGGGAATGTCGATTGTCTGGGTATTTTCGATACCGATGTGAAACGTTTTGCTCCTCGGAAGCACGAGGAAAAAGTTCCCCACATGGGATGGAATACCATCAGCTGCCTGAAGAGTGACCTGTTCAAAGGATTCACCCGTGATGAATTTGTCTATTTCGTACATAGTTATTATGTGCCCGTCAGTGAATTTACCGCTGCCGAAACCGATTACATCCGGCCTTTCAGTGCCGCTTTGCATAAAGATAATTTCTATGCCACCCAGTTTCATCCCGAAAAAAGCGGTGAGGCGGGCGAAAGAATTATAAAGAATTTCCTGGAGCTTTAG
- a CDS encoding DUF262 and DUF1524 domain-containing protein codes for MKASSNNLLSIIKGPRQFVIPIYQRTYSWQLVQCNQLLNDILRISNDSAVQGHFIGSIVYFQESIHTVSDVPKLLVIDGQQRLTTVSLLIAAIADFIKENAVEIDTSFTKLQNYYLINPEEDNELRYKLLLTRRDKDTYINLLKGIPRSEGMSQRIIENYDFFKSKINKENVVAIYSGVQRLFVVDVALEKEKDNPQLIFESMNSTGLDLSQADLIRNYVLMGQEVHLQTSLYESYWYPMEQGYGSEYAALFNSFMRDYLSVKTGTIPRIDMVYDAFKAYVIGGKAPDTISEVVKDIYTYSGYYVNMVLHKEPDKLLCGAFKRISQLRVDVSYPFLLPLYNDYVNEVISRDEFYEALCLVENYVFRRAICGIPTNSLNKTFATLYKSFDKANYMDGLKAAFLLLDSYKRFPNDTEFTTFLQTKDVYNFRNRNYLLNRLENFQRKEMVNISDYTIEHVMPQNPNLSHEWQEMLGEGWVEVQGKYLHTLGNLTLTGYNSELSDRPFQEKKSMEGGFDDSPIRLNSYLRRISSWNEEQILVRAGQLAEKAKEIWRFPLLSPETLEVYRSAERDPAEYTLEHYEYLKGDILTLFQALRRRIMNIDPSVKEELKKLYIAFKAYTNFVDVVPQKSRLRLSLNVAFADILDPKGLCKDVSNLGRWGNGDVEVGISNMNELDDVMELIQQAFDKQMEAN; via the coding sequence ATGAAAGCATCTTCCAATAATCTTTTAAGCATCATAAAGGGACCACGACAGTTTGTGATTCCCATTTATCAGCGTACATACAGTTGGCAACTGGTTCAATGCAATCAATTGTTGAATGATATTTTGCGTATTAGCAACGATTCTGCCGTCCAGGGGCACTTTATCGGTTCTATCGTTTATTTTCAGGAGAGCATACATACAGTGTCCGATGTGCCTAAACTTCTGGTTATTGATGGACAGCAGCGCTTGACCACTGTCTCTTTGCTGATAGCGGCTATTGCCGATTTTATAAAAGAAAATGCAGTAGAGATAGATACCAGCTTCACTAAACTTCAGAACTATTATCTGATCAACCCGGAAGAAGATAATGAATTGCGGTATAAACTTCTGCTGACCCGGAGAGATAAAGATACCTATATAAATTTATTGAAAGGGATTCCTCGGTCCGAGGGGATGTCACAACGCATCATTGAAAACTATGACTTCTTTAAAAGTAAGATAAACAAGGAGAATGTGGTAGCTATTTATAGCGGGGTACAGCGACTGTTTGTTGTGGATGTGGCTCTTGAAAAGGAGAAGGACAATCCACAATTGATATTTGAAAGTATGAACAGTACGGGACTTGATTTATCACAAGCCGACTTGATTCGCAATTACGTGCTGATGGGACAAGAAGTTCACTTGCAGACCTCACTTTATGAATCTTATTGGTACCCTATGGAACAAGGATATGGTAGTGAATATGCGGCGCTGTTTAATAGCTTCATGCGCGATTACTTATCAGTGAAGACAGGTACCATTCCTCGTATCGATATGGTGTACGATGCTTTCAAGGCCTATGTGATAGGGGGAAAAGCTCCCGATACTATCAGCGAAGTAGTCAAAGACATTTATACTTATTCCGGATATTACGTCAACATGGTTCTTCACAAAGAGCCGGATAAGCTGCTTTGCGGGGCTTTCAAACGCATCAGCCAGTTGAGGGTTGACGTTAGTTACCCGTTTTTATTACCGTTGTACAACGATTATGTCAACGAAGTTATCAGCAGGGACGAGTTCTACGAAGCTCTTTGTCTGGTTGAGAATTATGTGTTCAGACGTGCCATTTGCGGCATACCGACAAATAGCCTGAATAAGACGTTCGCTACTCTCTATAAGTCATTCGATAAAGCGAATTATATGGATGGTCTGAAAGCTGCATTCCTATTGCTGGATAGTTATAAGCGCTTTCCGAACGATACGGAGTTCACCACTTTCCTACAAACCAAAGATGTTTATAATTTCCGTAACAGGAACTACCTTTTAAATCGGTTGGAAAATTTTCAGCGTAAGGAGATGGTGAATATTTCTGATTATACCATCGAACATGTCATGCCTCAAAATCCTAATCTATCACACGAATGGCAAGAGATGTTAGGGGAAGGTTGGGTAGAAGTCCAGGGTAAATATTTACACACACTTGGTAATCTGACTCTGACAGGTTATAATTCGGAATTGAGTGATCGTCCGTTCCAAGAAAAGAAGAGTATGGAGGGAGGTTTCGACGATTCTCCTATTCGCCTCAATTCATATCTGAGGAGAATCAGTTCGTGGAATGAAGAGCAAATACTTGTGCGTGCGGGGCAATTGGCTGAGAAAGCTAAAGAAATATGGAGGTTTCCGTTATTATCGCCGGAGACACTCGAAGTTTATAGATCTGCGGAGAGAGATCCTGCAGAGTATACGTTGGAGCACTATGAATATCTGAAGGGAGACATACTTACTCTGTTTCAGGCCTTGCGCAGAAGGATAATGAATATAGATCCTTCCGTAAAGGAGGAACTCAAGAAGTTGTACATTGCCTTTAAAGCTTATACTAACTTTGTGGATGTCGTGCCTCAGAAATCCCGGTTGCGCCTTTCTCTAAATGTAGCATTTGCAGATATACTTGATCCAAAAGGTTTGTGCAAAGATGTATCCAACTTGGGACGATGGGGCAATGGCGATGTAGAAGTCGGTATTTCGAATATGAATGAATTGGATGATGTCATGGAGTTGATTCAACAAGCGTTTGATAAGCAAATGGAAGCGAACTGA
- a CDS encoding P-loop NTPase fold protein, translating to MNIIETELNDYPQFKKKVSFHDKTTKLKKELKTLIKTWDKYTKDLRIFLFVDDIDRYSEKKIIQSIDS from the coding sequence TTGAACATAATAGAGACAGAGCTTAATGATTATCCACAATTTAAAAAGAAAGTTAGTTTCCATGATAAAACTACAAAATTAAAAAAGGAACTTAAAACTCTGATTAAAACATGGGACAAGTACACGAAGGACTTAAGAATATTCTTGTTCGTAGACGATATTGACCGATACTCTGAAAAGAAAATCATCCAATCGATCGATTCTTAA